Proteins found in one Odocoileus virginianus isolate 20LAN1187 ecotype Illinois chromosome 10, Ovbor_1.2, whole genome shotgun sequence genomic segment:
- the ZBED5 gene encoding zinc finger BED domain-containing protein 5, whose amino-acid sequence MIAHLLCILSYNVNTFVILNVYAKLTMFCTTNSLPMDLLLKQGSLKQEVESFCYQIVSESHDQKVGILQSEDEQLQPSVSKNSEGELSRVKFMSNSNKITTFSKKPKRRKYDESYLSFGFTYFGNRDAPHAQCVLCKKILSNSSLAPSKLRRHLETKHAAYKDKDISFFKQHLDSPENNKPPTPKIVNTDNESATEASYNVSYHIALSGEAHTIGELLIKPCAKDVVMRMFDEQYSKKIDAVQLSNSTVARRIKDLAADIEEELVCRLKICDGFSLQLDESADVSGLAVLLVFVRYRFNKSIEEDLLLCESLQSNATGEEIFNCINSFMQKHEIEWEKCVDVCSDASRAMDGKIAEAVTLIKYVAPESTSSHCLLYRHALAVKTMPTSLKNVLDQAVQIINYIKARPHQSRLLKILCEEMGAQHTALLLNTEVRWLSRGKVLVRLFELRRELLVFMDSAFRLSDCLTNSSWLLRLAYLADIFTKLNEVNLSMQGKNVTVFTVFDKMSSLLRKLEFWASSVEEENFDCFPTLSDFLTEINSTVDKDICSAIVQHLRGLRSTLLKYFPVTNDSHAWVRNPFTVTVKPASLVARDYESLIDLTSDSQVKQNFSELSLNGFWSSLIQEYPSVARRAVRVLLPFATMHLCETGFSYYAATKTKYRKRLDAAPHMRIRLSNITPNIKRICDKKTQKHCSH is encoded by the coding sequence ATGATTGCTCATCTTCTATGTATCTTGTCTTATAATGTCAACACATTTGTGATACTCAATGTTTATGCTAAATTAACCATGTTTTGTACCACAAATTCATTGCCTATGGATCTGTTGCTGAAACAAGGAAGTCTTAAACAAGAAGTAGAATCTTTTTGTTATCAAATTGTGTCTGAATCACATGATCAAAAGGTTGGAATATTACAAAGTGAAGATGAGCAGTTGCAGCCTTCAGTTTCTAAAAATTCAGAAGGTGAGCTTTCCAGGGTTAAATTTATGTCCAATTCCAACAAAATAACTACTTTTAgtaagaaaccaaaaagaagaaaatatgatgaAAGTTATTTGTCTTTTGGATTTACTTACTTTGGAAATAGAGATGCACCTCATGCTCAGTGTGTATTATGTaagaaaattttatcaaatagCTCTTTGGCCCCTAGTAAGCTTCGAAGACATTTGGAAACTAAACATGCTGCATATAAAGACAAAGACATAAGTTTTTTCAAACAGCATCTTGATTCACCTGAAAATAATAAACCCCCAACACCTAAAATTGTCAATACAGATAATGAAAGTGCTACAGAAGCATCATACAATGTAAGTTACCATATAGCCCTGAGTGGAGAGGCTCATACTATTGGAGAATTGCTTATCAAGCCTTGTGCAAAAGATGTCGTGATGCGGATGTTTGACGAACAGTATAGTAAAAAAATAGATGCAGTACAACTATCAAACAGTACCGTTGCTCGTCGAATTAAGGATCTAGCTGCTGACATTGAAGAGGAACTTGTTTGTAGACTGAAAATTTGTGATGGGTTTTCACTGCAACTAGATGAATCAGCTGATGTTTCAGGACTTGCCGTGCTGCTTGTGTTTGTTCGTTACAGGTTTAATAAGTCTATTGAGGAAGACCTACTCTTATGTGAATCTTTGCAAAGTAATGCCACTGGTGAAGAAATTTTCAACTGCATCAATAGTTTTATGCAGAAACATGAAATTGAATGGGAAAAATGTGTTgatgtttgtagtgatgcttctagGGCAATGGATGGGAAAATTGCTGAGGCTGTCACCTTGATAAAATATGTGGCTCCCGAAAGCACCAGTAGTCACTGCCTATTATATAGACATGCACTAGCAGTTAAAACAATGCCTACGTCTCTGAAAAATGTGCTAGATCAGGCAGTACAAATCATCAATTATATTAAAGCTCGACCACATCAATCCAGACTACTAAAAATTTTATGTGAAGAAATGGGTGCCCAGCATACAGCACTTCTTCTAAATACAGAGGTAAGGTGGCTTTCCCGAGGTAAAGTTCTTGTGAGACTTTTTGAGCTTCGTCGTGAACTGTTGGTTTTCATGGATTCTGCTTTTCGACTGTCTGATTGTTTAACGAATTCATCTTGGCTGCTAAGACTTGCATATCTTGCAGATATTTTTACTAAATTAAATGAGGTTAATCTGTCAATGCAAGGAAAAAATGTGACAGTTTTTACAGTATTTGATAAAATGTCATCATTGTTAAGAAAATTGGAATTTTGGGCCTCATCTGTCGAAGAAGAAAACTTTGATTGTTTCCCTACACTCAGTGACTTTTTGACTGAAATTAATTCTACAGTTGATAAAGATATTTGCAGTGCCATTGTGCAGCACCTAAGGGGTTTGCGTTCTACtttgttgaaatattttcctGTAACAAACGACAGTCATGCTTGGGTTAGAAATCCATTTACAGTAACTGTTAAACCAGCCTCTTTAGTGGCACGGGACTATGAGAGCCTGATTGATTTAACATCTGATTCTCAAGTGAAACAAAATTTCAGTGAACTTTCACTAAATGGTTTTTGGAGTAGCCTAATTCAGGAGTACCCAAGTGTTGCACGCCGTGCAGTTCGCGTACTTCTTCCTTTTGCTACAATGCACCTGTGTGAGACAGGCTTTTCATATTATGCTgccacaaaaacaaaatacaggaAAAGACTGGATGCTGCACCTCATATGCGGATCCGACTTAGCAACATTACACCTAATATTAAGCGAATATGtgataaaaagacacaaaaacacTGTTCTCATTAA